One stretch of Francisella sp. LA112445 DNA includes these proteins:
- a CDS encoding sensor domain-containing diguanylate cyclase has product MAIKINVERLLDNLPAGVIVHGIDTSVSYVNKEALRILNLTKDQILGKDIFGSQWAFIDPSGKVLDPSEYPVSIAIRTKKSLNGMLIGVLDLETRHPIWILMNLHFDKEQVVVSFTDVSKEYELPFKEIVDNAYDGVLITSAHNLERPYGPKIVYANEYMQDISGYSIDELIGNTPRILQGKDTDKKALYRIHNALKAKKVIRETILNYSKDNKPYWIDISIFPLHLSKDNKVTHFAAIERDVTDIKKNELALVDVSRTDPLTQLLNRRGFDAHASVYTKKDSYAIVILDIDHFKKINDDFSHLHGDKVLVSLAKIIKQHSRGDDLAVRFGGEEFIIFLPGTDKHNAKNVAERIRLEAQKKKLIMNGHDIRYTISCGIAANEGGLSIKQTLEAADKALYQAKSQGRNRSVVFE; this is encoded by the coding sequence ATGGCTATTAAAATAAATGTCGAGAGACTTCTCGATAATTTACCAGCAGGGGTTATTGTGCATGGTATAGATACATCTGTATCATATGTAAACAAAGAAGCTCTGCGTATTCTAAACCTAACTAAAGATCAAATACTTGGTAAAGATATTTTTGGTTCTCAATGGGCATTTATAGATCCTTCAGGTAAAGTTCTTGATCCGAGTGAATATCCAGTAAGTATAGCTATTCGCACTAAAAAATCTTTAAATGGCATGCTAATAGGAGTTTTAGATCTAGAGACTCGTCATCCGATATGGATTTTGATGAATCTACATTTTGACAAAGAGCAAGTAGTTGTGTCTTTTACAGATGTTTCAAAAGAGTATGAACTACCATTTAAAGAGATTGTTGATAATGCTTATGATGGTGTTTTAATAACAAGTGCGCATAATCTTGAGAGACCTTATGGACCAAAAATTGTTTATGCTAATGAATATATGCAAGATATTTCAGGATATAGCATAGATGAGCTTATTGGTAATACTCCTAGGATTCTACAGGGCAAAGATACTGATAAAAAAGCTTTATATCGGATACATAACGCTCTAAAGGCTAAAAAGGTAATAAGAGAAACTATCCTTAATTATTCAAAAGATAATAAACCTTATTGGATTGATATATCAATATTTCCTTTGCATTTGAGTAAGGATAATAAAGTTACGCATTTTGCAGCTATAGAAAGAGATGTAACAGATATCAAAAAAAATGAGCTTGCTTTAGTCGATGTCTCACGTACAGACCCTCTAACACAGTTACTTAATCGTAGAGGTTTTGATGCTCATGCTTCTGTATATACTAAGAAAGATTCTTATGCAATTGTGATATTAGACATTGATCATTTTAAGAAAATAAATGATGACTTTTCTCATTTACATGGTGATAAAGTTCTTGTGTCTTTAGCTAAGATAATTAAGCAACATTCACGTGGTGATGATTTAGCTGTAAGATTTGGTGGAGAAGAGTTCATAATTTTTCTACCAGGTACAGATAAGCATAATGCTAAAAATGTTGCTGAAAGAATACGTCTTGAGGCACAGAAAAAAAAGCTTATAATGAATGGTCATGATATTAGATATACTATAAGTTGTGGTATAGCAGCTAATGAGGGTGGTTTATCTATAAAGCAAACTTTAGAAGCTGCGGATAAGGCTTTGTATCAGGCTAAATCTCAAGGTAGAAATAGATCAGTTGTGTTTGAATAA
- the lolD gene encoding lipoprotein-releasing ABC transporter ATP-binding protein LolD, whose protein sequence is MSDIVLNCKNVSKKYTEFKNDIAILKDINLEIKKGEKVAILGLSGSGKTTLLNVLGGLDKCNSGEVYLMGERFDNQSVNKRAIMRNKHLGFIYQLHHLLPEFTAIENVMIPLAITKKYNKKDSIKRAKEILEKVGLDHRANHKPAELSGGERQRVAIARALVTNPNCILADEPTGNLDSQRSESIFQLMQQLSDDFGTSFVIVTHDEKLAQRMNKIYRLVDGEIQLVQHS, encoded by the coding sequence ATGAGTGATATTGTTTTAAACTGTAAAAATGTCTCAAAAAAATATACTGAATTTAAAAATGATATAGCTATTCTTAAAGATATTAATCTTGAGATTAAAAAAGGTGAAAAAGTTGCTATATTAGGTTTATCAGGCTCTGGTAAAACTACTTTATTAAATGTACTAGGTGGATTAGATAAATGTAATTCTGGTGAAGTGTATTTAATGGGTGAAAGGTTTGATAATCAGTCAGTAAACAAAAGAGCAATAATGCGTAATAAACACTTAGGTTTTATATATCAATTACATCATCTTTTACCGGAGTTTACAGCTATTGAAAATGTTATGATTCCTTTAGCAATTACAAAGAAATATAATAAAAAAGACTCTATAAAGCGTGCAAAAGAAATACTAGAGAAAGTTGGTCTAGATCACCGTGCAAATCATAAACCGGCAGAGCTTTCAGGTGGAGAGCGTCAAAGAGTTGCGATTGCTAGAGCATTAGTAACTAATCCAAATTGTATTTTAGCAGATGAACCAACGGGAAATCTTGATAGCCAAAGATCAGAAAGTATTTTCCAACTAATGCAGCAGTTAAGTGATGATTTTGGCACTAGTTTTGTGATTGTGACTCACGATGAAAAACTAGCTCAAAGAATGAATAAGATCTATAGACTAGTAGATGGTGAAATCCAATTAGTTCAACATTCATAA
- a CDS encoding SGNH/GDSL hydrolase family protein: MAKQSFGYAHTHLMLENNCSTNAIFTITDKDSGYSFKKVIKPYQYYVTKVLSNDNFLVSTTSNYNIDFKSKNSYGSVKYELSNAFFYFGEKGANKALFKDAIGNIEVNHRLHNDGYEYYWTNYSINIKTLINGSLITPSFTISACHKEIDTFNSLLFGIKKVLIFGDSLSDKGNLYKYSLQLLPKSTPYYRGMFSNGEVWSEQFANRLYLNNISVNNYAVGGSSVIVFPEWADNDTPYVLDDQIGLYLNLDSDDNIKEKLAIFFVGGNDYLTSNPKMGDIDSAVKQVTDGIISAIEKVGVKKVVIIGLPDLSITGESKSLKNQDVLKKIYIKHNQILKTYADKHNMKFIDIAPVFNEMVNDTKNFNKKYHADISLKHIKDSCWLGGYFLSEKAEINKAYNDLEDKDNSRANMTELLDQPSMQSIIDAGYTGSMCNNPQNYAFWDHVHPTYQVHRALYDHIVKELGAKSYTKEIM, from the coding sequence TTGGCAAAACAATCATTTGGATATGCGCATACTCATTTAATGCTAGAAAATAATTGTAGTACAAATGCTATTTTTACTATCACAGATAAAGATAGTGGTTATAGTTTTAAGAAGGTCATTAAACCTTATCAGTATTACGTAACTAAAGTATTATCTAATGATAATTTCCTAGTTTCGACAACTTCAAATTATAATATAGATTTCAAATCAAAAAACTCGTATGGTTCAGTTAAATATGAACTATCAAATGCTTTTTTCTATTTTGGTGAGAAGGGTGCAAATAAAGCGCTATTTAAAGATGCAATTGGCAATATAGAGGTAAACCATAGACTACATAATGATGGTTATGAGTACTATTGGACTAATTATTCTATCAATATAAAAACACTCATCAATGGCAGCTTAATTACGCCAAGCTTTACAATTTCAGCTTGCCATAAAGAGATAGATACTTTTAATAGTTTACTATTTGGTATTAAAAAAGTTCTAATATTTGGTGATAGCTTAAGTGATAAAGGTAATCTTTATAAATACTCTTTGCAGCTATTACCGAAATCTACACCGTACTATAGAGGAATGTTTTCTAATGGTGAAGTATGGTCAGAGCAATTTGCAAATAGGCTATATCTAAATAATATTTCTGTTAATAACTATGCTGTGGGAGGTAGTTCAGTTATAGTATTTCCAGAGTGGGCTGATAATGATACACCGTATGTGCTAGATGATCAGATTGGTTTATATCTTAACTTAGATTCAGATGATAATATCAAAGAAAAACTAGCTATATTTTTTGTAGGTGGGAATGACTATCTAACATCTAATCCAAAAATGGGAGATATTGATAGTGCGGTAAAGCAAGTTACAGATGGCATTATATCTGCTATTGAGAAAGTTGGAGTAAAAAAGGTAGTTATTATAGGTTTGCCAGATCTTAGTATAACTGGTGAGTCGAAGTCTCTAAAAAATCAAGATGTCTTGAAAAAAATATATATAAAGCACAATCAAATTTTAAAAACATATGCTGACAAGCATAATATGAAATTTATAGATATTGCACCAGTATTTAATGAGATGGTTAATGATACGAAGAACTTTAATAAGAAATATCATGCTGATATAAGTCTAAAGCATATTAAAGATTCATGCTGGTTGGGAGGATATTTTTTATCTGAGAAAGCAGAAATAAACAAAGCATATAATGATTTAGAAGATAAAGATAATTCTAGAGCTAATATGACCGAACTATTAGATCAGCCTTCGATGCAAAGTATTATAGATGCTGGTTATACAGGAAGTATGTGTAATAATCCGCAAAACTATGCATTTTGGGATCATGTTCATCCTACTTACCAAGTTCATCGAGCTTTGTATGATCATATTGTTAAAGAGCTTGGAGCAAAATCTTACACAAAAGAAATTATGTAA
- the ldcC gene encoding lysine decarboxylase LdcC, with protein sequence MKTVVFVYNDSLKSYKEEFLLKIERDLKGYHYNTLVLDEMSEVVEILEENSRICCIVLDGASFNVEAFHNIAHLNTKLPIFVASDYNQSIKLNLRDFNLNINFIQYDALAGEDSDFIHKTITNYFNDILPPLTYELFKYSRDFNSAFCTPGHQGGYGFQRSPVGALFYDFYGENIFKTDLSISMKELGSLLDHSEAHKDAEEYISKVFKSERSLIVTNGTSTANKIVGMYSVADGDTILVDRNCHKSITHLMMMVDVNPIYLKPTRNAYGIIGGISKGEFQRETIQEKIQNSNIADKWPEYAVITNSTYDGILYNTSTIHNELEVKKLHFDSAWIPYAIFHPIYENRTAMQIEPKSKHIVFETQSTHKLLAAFSQSSMLHIKGDYNEEVLNEAYMMHTSTSPFYPIVSSTEMAAAMMEGEQGYNLIDKTINLAIDFRRELVKLRSEANGWFFDVWQPDDISSKKAWPLRNADNWHGFKNVDDDFLSLDPIKITILTPGIKDNDVQEWGVPADVVAKFLDEHDIVVEKSGPYSLLFIFSLGTTKAKSVRLISVLNKFKQMYDENTLVEKMLPTLYAEDPKFYDDKRIQEISEQLHQYMRDANLPNLMYHAFNVLPEQKLNPHRAFQKLLKGKVKKVPLAEIYEHICAVMILPYPPGIPVIFPGERITAESKVILDFLLMLEKIGSMLPGFDTDIHGPERAKDGKLYIKVLDE encoded by the coding sequence ATGAAAACTGTGGTGTTTGTCTACAATGATTCTCTAAAATCATATAAAGAAGAATTCTTATTAAAAATTGAAAGGGATCTTAAAGGTTATCATTATAATACTTTAGTTCTTGATGAGATGTCAGAGGTTGTTGAGATTCTTGAGGAGAACTCTAGGATATGCTGTATTGTATTAGATGGAGCAAGCTTTAACGTGGAGGCTTTTCATAATATTGCTCATTTAAATACGAAATTACCAATATTTGTAGCCTCTGATTATAATCAAAGTATCAAACTTAATCTTAGAGATTTTAATCTAAATATTAACTTTATACAGTATGATGCCTTAGCTGGCGAGGATTCGGATTTTATTCATAAAACTATCACAAATTATTTTAATGATATATTGCCACCACTAACATATGAGTTATTTAAATACTCAAGAGATTTTAACTCGGCATTTTGTACGCCTGGGCATCAGGGTGGTTACGGTTTTCAAAGATCTCCAGTAGGTGCTTTGTTTTATGACTTTTATGGTGAGAATATTTTTAAAACTGATTTATCTATCTCAATGAAAGAACTAGGTAGTTTACTAGATCATTCAGAGGCACATAAGGATGCTGAAGAATATATTTCAAAAGTTTTTAAATCAGAAAGGTCTCTTATTGTAACTAATGGTACATCAACGGCTAATAAGATAGTAGGTATGTATAGTGTTGCTGATGGTGATACTATTTTAGTTGATAGAAATTGTCATAAGTCTATAACTCATCTTATGATGATGGTTGATGTTAATCCTATATATCTTAAGCCAACTAGAAATGCTTATGGCATAATTGGAGGGATTTCTAAAGGTGAGTTTCAGAGAGAAACAATCCAAGAGAAAATACAAAATAGTAATATTGCAGATAAATGGCCGGAGTATGCGGTTATAACAAATTCTACCTATGATGGAATTTTGTATAATACTAGTACAATTCATAATGAATTAGAAGTCAAAAAATTACATTTTGATAGTGCATGGATTCCTTATGCTATATTTCATCCAATCTATGAAAATCGTACTGCAATGCAGATTGAGCCTAAATCTAAACATATAGTTTTTGAGACACAGTCAACACATAAACTTTTAGCAGCATTTAGTCAGTCATCGATGCTTCATATCAAAGGTGATTATAATGAAGAGGTTTTAAATGAGGCTTATATGATGCATACCTCAACATCGCCATTCTACCCAATAGTATCAAGTACAGAAATGGCAGCGGCAATGATGGAGGGCGAACAAGGTTATAATCTTATAGATAAAACTATTAATCTAGCTATAGACTTCAGAAGAGAGCTTGTCAAACTAAGGTCGGAGGCTAATGGGTGGTTTTTTGATGTTTGGCAGCCTGATGATATATCAAGCAAAAAAGCTTGGCCACTTAGAAATGCTGATAACTGGCATGGTTTTAAAAATGTGGATGATGACTTTTTATCATTAGACCCTATTAAGATAACTATTTTAACTCCTGGTATAAAAGATAATGATGTCCAAGAGTGGGGTGTTCCAGCAGATGTTGTGGCTAAATTTCTAGATGAGCATGATATTGTTGTTGAAAAATCTGGACCTTATTCTTTATTGTTTATATTTAGTCTAGGAACTACAAAAGCAAAATCTGTAAGACTTATATCTGTATTAAATAAGTTTAAACAAATGTACGATGAAAATACTTTAGTAGAAAAAATGTTACCGACTTTATATGCTGAAGATCCAAAGTTTTATGATGATAAGAGGATACAAGAGATTAGTGAGCAGCTACATCAATATATGCGTGATGCAAATTTGCCAAACCTAATGTATCATGCATTTAACGTTTTACCAGAGCAGAAGCTAAATCCGCATAGAGCTTTTCAAAAGTTATTAAAGGGTAAAGTTAAAAAAGTTCCTCTAGCAGAGATCTACGAGCATATTTGTGCTGTTATGATACTTCCTTATCCACCAGGAATTCCAGTTATATTCCCAGGAGAGAGAATAACAGCAGAATCAAAGGTAATCTTAGACTTTCTACTAATGTTAGAAAAAATAGGCTCAATGCTACCAGGATTTGATACAGATATTCATGGCCCAGAGAGAGCTAAAGATGGTAAGTTGTATATAAAAGTTCTTGATGAATAA
- the gcvPA gene encoding aminomethyl-transferring glycine dehydrogenase subunit GcvPA, which produces MSFIPHKPEQIKKMLDTIGASSVDQLFDEIPSELRAKTLKIPDGINEIQLANLARKRANKNHHNTNYIGAGAYSHYIPSAIWDIVARGEFYTAYTPYQAEASQGGLQVIYEFQTMMAGLTGMDVSNASMYDGATALAESVLMAIRSNKKAKSQKVLIAEALHPTYLNVLDTITKHQGIEVDIVSLDSKNGKTDIAKLADFANIQYAAVVIQSPNFLGQLADVDSLTNWAHEHGALAIAVTNPMSLAILKSPAEWGEKGADIVCGEGQPMGVPLASGGPYFGFMTCKMPHVRQMPGRIVGRTVDLDGNEGFCLTLQAREQHIRRAKATSNICTNQGLMVTAATIYMSLLGAEGLERVASVSHENTTNLANELSKLDGVSIRFENAFFNEVVIDLPVNAETFVTEMEKEGIDAGYFLGEYSSDLEKSIMICSTEIHTADDHAEYIAAAKKVLAMLGG; this is translated from the coding sequence ATGTCTTTTATTCCGCATAAACCAGAACAGATTAAAAAAATGCTTGATACTATAGGAGCATCTTCTGTAGATCAGCTATTTGATGAAATACCTTCAGAATTAAGAGCAAAAACTTTAAAGATTCCTGATGGCATCAATGAGATACAACTAGCGAATCTAGCTAGAAAAAGAGCTAACAAAAATCATCATAATACAAACTATATAGGGGCTGGCGCATATAGTCATTATATTCCATCTGCTATATGGGATATTGTAGCTCGTGGGGAGTTTTATACAGCATATACACCATATCAGGCTGAAGCCTCTCAAGGTGGCTTGCAAGTTATCTATGAGTTTCAAACTATGATGGCTGGCTTAACAGGTATGGATGTTTCAAATGCATCGATGTATGATGGAGCTACTGCATTAGCAGAGTCTGTACTTATGGCTATCCGCTCTAATAAAAAAGCAAAATCACAGAAAGTCCTAATTGCTGAGGCGTTACACCCAACATATTTAAATGTACTAGATACTATTACAAAACATCAAGGTATTGAGGTAGATATCGTAAGTCTAGACTCTAAAAATGGTAAGACAGATATAGCAAAGCTGGCTGATTTTGCTAATATTCAATATGCTGCAGTAGTTATCCAAAGCCCTAACTTCTTAGGTCAACTTGCCGATGTTGATAGCCTTACAAACTGGGCACATGAGCATGGCGCTTTAGCAATAGCTGTAACAAACCCAATGTCATTAGCAATCTTAAAATCACCAGCAGAATGGGGTGAGAAAGGTGCTGATATAGTCTGTGGTGAGGGTCAGCCTATGGGTGTACCTTTAGCTTCAGGTGGTCCATATTTTGGCTTTATGACTTGTAAAATGCCTCATGTTCGTCAAATGCCAGGTCGTATAGTTGGTAGAACTGTTGATCTAGATGGAAATGAAGGTTTTTGCTTAACTTTACAAGCTAGAGAGCAGCATATCCGTCGTGCAAAAGCTACTTCAAATATCTGTACTAACCAAGGTCTTATGGTAACAGCGGCTACTATTTATATGAGTCTGCTTGGTGCTGAAGGTTTAGAAAGAGTTGCTAGCGTATCTCATGAGAATACGACAAACCTAGCAAATGAATTATCTAAACTAGATGGTGTAAGTATTAGATTTGAAAATGCATTTTTTAATGAAGTTGTTATTGATTTACCTGTTAATGCTGAAACATTTGTAACAGAGATGGAAAAAGAAGGTATAGATGCAGGTTATTTCTTAGGAGAATATAGTAGTGATTTAGAAAAATCTATTATGATTTGTTCTACAGAAATTCATACAGCAGATGACCATGCTGAGTATATTGCTGCAGCTAAAAAAGTTTTAGCTATGTTAGGAGGTTAG
- the gcvH gene encoding glycine cleavage system protein GcvH: MSNIPNELKYTESHEWIKVEGDEVTVGITEHAQSLLGDLVYVELPEVGEEFSKGDDTCVVESVKAASDVYSPLDGEIIEVNESLVDDPSQVNHAPYKDGWLFKLKISDESQLADLLTADAYAKVMED, from the coding sequence ATGTCAAATATTCCTAACGAATTAAAATATACAGAGTCGCATGAGTGGATAAAAGTAGAGGGTGATGAAGTTACTGTAGGTATTACAGAGCACGCTCAGTCATTACTTGGAGACTTAGTGTATGTTGAGCTTCCTGAGGTTGGGGAAGAGTTTTCTAAAGGTGATGATACTTGTGTTGTAGAATCTGTTAAAGCAGCATCAGATGTATACTCTCCACTTGACGGTGAAATTATTGAAGTAAATGAATCTTTAGTAGATGATCCATCTCAAGTAAACCATGCGCCATACAAAGATGGTTGGTTATTTAAACTAAAAATTTCTGATGAGTCTCAGTTAGCTGATCTACTAACTGCTGATGCTTATGCAAAAGTCATGGAAGACTAA
- the gcvPB gene encoding aminomethyl-transferring glycine dehydrogenase subunit GcvPB produces the protein MVIFEKTRGVNSPAVMPSKKGDVSNIPTDMLRSKKPILPEQAELDVVRHYTQLSRKNFCIDTNFYPLGSCTMKYNPRAAHKYASLAGFLERHPYASAQSAQGTLECLYDLQDLIKELTGMTGVSLAPMAGAQGEFAGVAMIKAYHHKRGDFERNEIIVPDAAHGTNPATAKVCGLKVIEIPTKRCGDIDLEALDKVLGPKTAGIMLTNPSTVGVFERNIAVIAKKVHEAGGLLYYDGANLNAIMGKARPGDMGFDVLHMNLHKTFATPHGGGGPGAGPVAVNDKLKEFLPVPMVGKKDDKFVWLEEKDVPNTIGRLSAFNGNIGVLLRAYIYGAMLGGNGLTEASEIATLNANYMMARLKEEGFTIAYPDRRASHEFIVTLKPEFQNYGVTATDFAKCLIDRGVHAPTMYFPLLVPECLLIEPTETENVDSMEKFIQAMVEIRDIAKENPQYLKGAPYNLPSRRLDDVKAAKELDIVWQPQ, from the coding sequence ATGGTTATTTTTGAAAAAACTAGAGGTGTAAATTCACCAGCTGTAATGCCTAGTAAGAAAGGCGATGTTTCAAATATTCCAACGGATATGCTACGCTCTAAAAAACCTATTTTACCAGAGCAAGCAGAGTTAGATGTAGTCAGACATTATACACAGTTATCACGTAAGAACTTTTGTATAGATACGAACTTTTATCCATTAGGTTCTTGTACTATGAAGTATAATCCTCGTGCGGCACATAAGTATGCATCACTAGCCGGCTTCTTAGAAAGACATCCTTATGCAAGTGCTCAAAGTGCTCAAGGGACTTTAGAATGTTTATATGATCTGCAAGACTTGATCAAAGAACTAACAGGTATGACAGGTGTATCACTTGCTCCTATGGCTGGTGCTCAAGGTGAGTTTGCTGGTGTGGCTATGATCAAAGCGTATCATCATAAGCGTGGTGATTTTGAGCGTAATGAAATTATTGTTCCAGATGCAGCTCATGGTACAAACCCAGCTACTGCAAAAGTTTGTGGTCTAAAAGTTATTGAGATTCCAACTAAGAGATGTGGTGATATTGATCTTGAAGCTCTAGATAAGGTACTTGGTCCAAAAACTGCTGGTATCATGCTTACAAACCCATCAACTGTAGGTGTGTTTGAGAGAAATATCGCTGTGATTGCAAAGAAAGTTCATGAAGCTGGTGGCTTGCTATATTATGATGGTGCAAATCTAAATGCGATTATGGGTAAAGCACGTCCTGGTGATATGGGCTTTGATGTCCTTCATATGAACTTGCATAAAACTTTTGCAACTCCTCATGGCGGTGGTGGCCCAGGTGCTGGTCCTGTTGCTGTTAATGACAAACTAAAAGAGTTCTTACCTGTACCAATGGTTGGTAAAAAAGATGATAAGTTTGTATGGTTAGAAGAAAAAGATGTACCAAACACTATTGGTAGATTATCCGCATTTAATGGTAATATTGGAGTGTTGCTTAGAGCATATATCTATGGTGCAATGTTAGGTGGTAATGGCTTAACGGAGGCTTCTGAAATTGCAACTTTAAACGCTAACTATATGATGGCTCGTCTAAAAGAAGAAGGCTTTACAATAGCATATCCTGATAGAAGAGCTTCTCATGAATTCATCGTGACATTAAAACCAGAATTTCAGAATTATGGTGTGACAGCTACAGATTTTGCTAAATGTTTGATAGATAGAGGCGTGCATGCTCCTACTATGTATTTCCCTCTATTAGTACCAGAATGTTTGTTGATAGAACCTACTGAAACTGAAAATGTTGATAGTATGGAGAAGTTTATCCAAGCGATGGTAGAAATCAGAGATATCGCCAAGGAAAATCCTCAGTATCTAAAAGGGGCTCCGTATAATCTACCATCTCGCCGCTTAGATGATGTCAAAGCCGCGAAAGAGTTAGATATTGTTTGGCAACCACAATAG
- a CDS encoding glutathione S-transferase family protein codes for MNEFKYGMQDLKEKVFTQKYSKYAPQKGVHLYHFPGSLYSQIARQALAEKNAKYESHFVLINNAYQQYDPKFVRISPFCVVPILVIDGKVTNDAYNITKFADKYFSIHATLFPVDKELQKEFEYLQTLVDKIDAEALTYGDVSAAKRPFMFRFLSKNGHQNKIEILEKKIKKHSNDPFLRRAFENKLKAVSKINNIVHNPKLMEQTLQDTKQAITKLSEYLQNHNNEFALGKDFSAIDIYLGVFLWRLDFLNLGKYLWGDNQFIKRYTETLWQRDSFKEAIIKPWKQMKKDILIPMLISKLKSKLGFKS; via the coding sequence ATGAACGAATTTAAATATGGAATGCAAGACCTCAAAGAAAAGGTCTTTACTCAAAAGTATAGTAAATACGCTCCGCAAAAAGGAGTACATTTATATCACTTTCCTGGTTCACTTTATTCACAGATTGCTAGACAAGCATTAGCTGAAAAAAATGCTAAGTATGAGAGTCATTTTGTATTAATAAATAATGCCTACCAGCAGTATGATCCTAAGTTTGTAAGAATCTCACCATTTTGTGTTGTACCTATTCTTGTTATAGATGGCAAAGTGACAAATGATGCTTATAACATTACTAAATTCGCGGATAAGTATTTTTCAATACATGCCACACTATTTCCTGTAGATAAAGAGCTTCAAAAAGAGTTTGAATATTTACAAACATTAGTAGATAAAATTGATGCGGAAGCCTTAACTTATGGCGATGTTTCGGCTGCTAAAAGACCTTTTATGTTTCGATTTCTTTCTAAAAATGGCCATCAAAATAAGATTGAAATTTTAGAAAAAAAGATAAAGAAGCACTCAAATGATCCTTTTTTAAGGAGAGCTTTTGAAAATAAGCTAAAAGCTGTCTCAAAAATAAATAATATTGTTCATAATCCAAAGTTAATGGAGCAAACTTTACAAGATACAAAACAAGCTATAACTAAACTAAGCGAATATTTGCAAAACCATAATAATGAGTTTGCTTTAGGTAAAGACTTCTCTGCTATAGATATTTATTTAGGTGTATTTTTATGGCGATTAGATTTCTTAAATCTTGGAAAATATTTATGGGGAGATAATCAATTTATAAAAAGGTATACAGAAACTCTTTGGCAAAGAGATTCGTTTAAGGAAGCTATTATTAAACCGTGGAAACAAATGAAAAAAGATATTCTTATTCCAATGCTTATTTCAAAATTAAAATCTAAATTAGGCTTTAAATCATAG
- the gcvT gene encoding glycine cleavage system aminomethyltransferase GcvT gives MLKTPLFEAHIAANAKMVDFSGWSMPINYGSQIQEHNNVRENCGVFDVSHMLAVDIKGKDAEKFLRHILANDVAKLVSNKAQYGCMLNHEAGIVDDLITYKIDADNFRIVVNAGNRESDEAWFRENAKGFEVEITPQEDLAIVAVQGPNAAKVVEHVVTSDIAKQLDHLKPFSFKFFSRWMFARTGYTGEDGFEIMLPADQAIDFWNNLLKHGAIPAGLGARDTLRLEAGMHLYGSDMDSSTTPLERGLGWSVDLSDEGRDFIGKKALLAKKAKGVDTRWAGIVLRSKGVLRAGQEIVLDNGEKGYITSGSFSPTLKIAIALAYVPKQGANPKVNIRGKELDVEIVKPRFVKNGKSLI, from the coding sequence ATGTTAAAAACACCTCTTTTCGAAGCGCATATTGCTGCAAATGCTAAAATGGTTGATTTCTCAGGTTGGTCAATGCCAATTAACTATGGCTCACAAATTCAAGAGCATAATAATGTTAGAGAAAACTGTGGTGTGTTTGATGTTTCGCATATGCTTGCTGTAGATATCAAAGGTAAGGATGCTGAAAAATTCTTACGTCATATCCTAGCAAATGATGTGGCTAAACTAGTAAGTAATAAAGCACAATATGGCTGTATGCTAAATCATGAAGCAGGAATTGTAGATGATTTAATTACATATAAAATTGATGCTGATAATTTTAGAATTGTTGTGAATGCAGGTAATAGGGAGTCTGATGAAGCATGGTTTAGAGAAAATGCTAAAGGTTTTGAAGTTGAGATAACTCCTCAAGAAGATTTGGCTATAGTAGCTGTCCAAGGTCCTAATGCTGCTAAAGTAGTTGAGCATGTAGTGACATCAGATATTGCTAAGCAGTTAGATCACCTTAAGCCATTCTCATTTAAGTTTTTTAGTAGATGGATGTTTGCACGTACTGGTTATACTGGAGAGGATGGCTTTGAGATTATGCTTCCAGCAGATCAAGCTATAGATTTTTGGAATAACTTATTAAAACATGGTGCGATACCTGCTGGCCTTGGTGCTAGAGATACGCTTAGGTTAGAAGCTGGGATGCATTTATATGGCTCTGATATGGATAGTTCAACAACACCTTTAGAAAGAGGTCTTGGTTGGAGCGTTGACTTATCTGATGAAGGTAGGGATTTTATTGGTAAAAAAGCGCTATTAGCTAAAAAAGCAAAAGGCGTTGATACTAGGTGGGCTGGTATAGTTCTTAGATCAAAAGGTGTCTTAAGAGCTGGGCAAGAGATAGTTTTAGACAATGGTGAGAAGGGCTATATTACAAGTGGTAGTTTTTCACCAACTTTAAAAATAGCTATAGCTTTAGCATATGTACCAAAACAAGGCGCTAATCCTAAGGTAAATATACGTGGCAAAGAGCTAGATGTTGAGATTGTAAAACCTAGATTTGTTAAAAATGGTAAATCTTTGATATAG